The genomic DNA TCATTATTTGTCAAGTTATTAAACTTGAATATGCAAATATGTTGTGCTAACATAATTTAGTGGAACAACTTTAAGGTGGAGATATGGCATTAGACCATGACATTTTATTAGAAGTTGGAACAAACGAATTTGAAGTTGTGGAATTTATCATTGAAGCTGATAAAAATTATTATTTTGGAATTAATGTTGCAAAAGTGCGTGAAATTATCAGATATCCTGAAGTGATAAAACTTCCAAATGCTCACCCCTCAGTGATAGGTACAGCTAATATAAGAAATAAGGTAATCCCTATAATTAACCTAGCGCATTGGCTAAATTTAAAACAAGATTTCGACCCTAAAAAAGCAAAAGTAATAATTACTTACTTCAATCACCAATACAACGGATTTGTAGTTGATAATATGAACAGAATTCATCGTGTCACCTGGGCTGACATTAAAGATTATTCAACCATAGCAGACTTTAGACTTGCTGATTCTGTTTTAGGAGTAATACAGATCGATAATAGACTTATTCAATTATTGGATTTTGAAAAAATAGCAGCTGAAATTAATCCAAATACAAAGATGGAGCACATAGAAATTGATCGATCAAATTATAATTTACGTAATAAAAAAACAGTCTTTCTTGCAGAAGATTCTCTCGTTATAAGAAGACTTTTAAAAAACTCTTTGATTGAAGCTGGTTACAATGTCATCGATTTTGAAAATGGGAATAACTTACTAAATGAAATTAGAAAAAGATTACCTGATTTAATCATTACAGACCTTGAAATGCCAGAGGCTGATGGTACTTTTATCATTAAGACTATCAGAGAAAAAATGAAAATAAAAAATCTACCTATTATTGTTTTTTCTTCTCT from Deferribacter autotrophicus includes the following:
- a CDS encoding chemotaxis protein CheV, producing the protein MALDHDILLEVGTNEFEVVEFIIEADKNYYFGINVAKVREIIRYPEVIKLPNAHPSVIGTANIRNKVIPIINLAHWLNLKQDFDPKKAKVIITYFNHQYNGFVVDNMNRIHRVTWADIKDYSTIADFRLADSVLGVIQIDNRLIQLLDFEKIAAEINPNTKMEHIEIDRSNYNLRNKKTVFLAEDSLVIRRLLKNSLIEAGYNVIDFENGNNLLNEIRKRLPDLIITDLEMPEADGTFIIKTIREKMKIKNLPIIVFSSLASEENERKVLSIGANNFIGKPDLGILINTIDEYLIKEGAV